One Dermacentor albipictus isolate Rhodes 1998 colony chromosome 10, USDA_Dalb.pri_finalv2, whole genome shotgun sequence genomic window, GTGCCTCATTTCCACTTTATAAACCTGCTGCGCTTCTATGTATGGAAGCGTCAGTGAAAAGGAGACTAACAAATGGCCACGCATTTCTGCACGCTCACAAAAGTCTGCTATTTCGGAAACACTAGCCAGCGTAAACAATAGTGCAATCGGAGCATACAGTCAATTTTAGTCAGTTAGGCTGAAAGAAGTCCTAGTGGAGAAGTTTCAAAATCGCAatataaaaaagtaaaaaaaattgcaacaaacATATTGTTCTTGTTTTGAAAAACCTTGATATTATAAGAGAAGGTATGTTCTCTAATTCTTCGCGCTCCTGGTGCACAGATATCACAAGCGCAGGGCGAAATCTGCCAAAGAAAGCAACTTCGTGTGGCATCGTAGACAAATTCTTCGAAAGACGAGCGCAGTGAAGAGGCGAATCGACTCTTTCCTTGAGTTATTCGCTTAATGTCACATCAATCGTCATCAGCACTATGTTTTATATTTTGGGAGCATTTCTAACGAATTTTGGTGTCACAGGCATTATTCTACTGCATGTCACACTAATGCAGTTAACGTAAAAAGCATTATGCGGGCGCAGTTTTCAACGTTCGAGAGACATACATGTGTTATCCTGTGCCCGTAACAATGAAAAAAATGCTACCAAACTCTGAAATTTTTATCGCGTAATTTTTAAACAACCATCGTGCGTGCAGGGGCAGAGGAGCAAACAGCCTGCTCGGACAGTGCGCGTCGAAGTAGTCCAGGCCGCGCGCATCACTGGACGGCAAGTGCGGGCTCGACGTCGTTGAGCGCCAGGAACTGCACCACCTGCTCCGGCACTGCGACCAGCGCGTCTCGCGGCAGCAAGTGCATGCGGTCGTGGTACGGCGCCACTTCGAGTACGTGCACGCACTCCCGGCAGCCCGCACGACGGCGCGACAGCAAGTCTCTGCGAAGCGCGCGGCTGCAGCCTTCTTCGCCGATCACCAGGAGCACGACGGACATGGCGGACGTCGACGCCTTCGCCAGGCAGTCGAGCGTGCTCAGCCCGTAGTCCAGTCGGCCGTCCGTTAGGACCAGCACCACGTGATACCGGGCCGGTTGGGAAAGCTGGGTCAGGTACATCAGGGCAGGCGCCAGCTCCGAAGGCTCGGACGGGAGCAGCCGTTCGAGGCTCTGGGTGTACGCCTCCAGCACTCCCTGAACGCCGTTGACGCGAGGCTCTCCCTTGGCCGAGAGGAATGCGAAAGGTTCGCTGATCAAACCGGCTGAGGAGCGGGCGCCGAAGGCCAGCGCCGGCAGGAGCTGGTCTTCGTCGAACTGCTGCACGACGTCGTCGAACGCGAGGATGACCGACTCGTACTGGCGCCGCATCTCGCTTCCGGCGCTCAGGTCGCCGTTCGAGGAGCTCAGGTCCACCACGAAGGCGAAGTGCAGCGAGAAGTCGCCGTGCAGGTAGTCGATGAGCGTCCAGGGAAACTGGCGACACCGCTCCACGAGCAGCGCGGGCATCTCGTCACCCAAGCTGGGCTCGAAACCCGCCGCCGCGGCTGCGGGCACCTCTAGCGGGAGCACGGTGCCGGACTCGACCTCGTCGAGCAGCACGGTCGTCTGACCGGTTAAGGTGCGCTCCCCGGTCAGGCTGACGTCGTAGCAGCGAAGCTTCAGGACGCCGCCGGGAAAGCGGTCGGAGTTGATCACCTGCGGCTTCCAGCGCGGCGTCCGGTTGCGCGAGACCACCTCGGTGACGAGGACCGCGTTGCCGTCCTGGGCGCACAGCTCCAGCATAGGGTCGCTCGAGCGGAACAGCTTCTTGACCGGAAGCGAACGGGCCGAGAACTCGAGCGCCACAAAACCGCCCGGGTGACTGGTGGCGCGGGGAACCACCGTGATGCTGCCGGGCACCTTGGCTCCTTTCCTGTCCACCAGAGTCCGCGTGTAGGGCGTGTCCAGGTAGACGAGCATGTCAATAGCGCCGCACACAGCGCGACCTATGGGCTCGGTCGCTTTGGATATGCGGTTCACGCTGAACAGCTCGAAGAGCAGCAGGTGCGTCTCGCCGAAGCAGTACGAGGTGGAGAAGACGGCCGCGCAGTCCTTGCCTGGTTTGGAACGGTCCAGCTCGCGGAAGACAGCTCGATCCGGGCCGTCGCTCACCGAGTAGACAGCGAACGTGTCCAGCCACGAGGCCGAGTGGCTGCGTCGGTCGCGAACGCCCGACCAGGTCAGCTCGAGGCGGATATCGAGCGCGTCACTCGACGTCGACACCTCGGCCGCCATTTCTCGCGCACTCCTGCCTGATCTTCCTCTTCGGCTAAAGGTTCACGCGGCCCACAAATCTGCTCTTGCTTTTATTCCCAGTGAAATGGTCCAACCCACTCAGGGCGATCGACCATGAATTGGGCGGTGAAAGACTGTTGTAATTGTTCAGGGGAATAAGGTGAAATTGAATAAGTGCCGTGTTAACGTGAAATAAACATCTATTGTTACAGATATGAAGGTTTAAATTTCTAAATATTGCGGACCACATTAGGCGAGCATAAGAAGTAAGAGTAGCAGTTTTAGcttgcaattcttttttttttctcgctcagAAAGTAGCAGAGGGTTTCACAAACGTTTTAGTGGCTGTAACCCAGTATGGTAGCCCCAAAGGAAAGGTTTACCCGAAGAGTCAGATTACCGCCTAGGTTTTGGAAGCgttcggcatttcgtgtcattaaacttctttctctctctctttagaaaTACTTTTCAGGACGCTAAAGAAGGATGAAGAGCCAATGGCACGTCACAGCAATTGGGTACCGGAAGTTTTCCGTATGCTGATATTCAATTTTATcattaataaatgaatgaatgaatgtttgatgtttaatggcgcaagggccaagtatgacgACAGAGCGTCATATCGGtggtaatgagtttgcagtgtaattattatatctatgaagttggtgtgatgtggctgtaaagaggccttaaaAATGGTCACCTTGAAGTGCGTAAATTATGTATAAGAATATGACGATGAcgtatgacgtgtactatgacCATCAAAATCCATTTTAGAAGAATGATACCATGTGTaaaatatatcaggttataagattggctagagcactactgcctccttagtgTCCTTGAAacataagggcctagaggcatatGCTACGCAAAACAAttatcacagcgccatcctctggAACGAGCATGCTCTACGAAGTTAGTGGGCTTATAACTTGTAGGGCAACACCATTTAAGAAGTTGAGGACTGCCTcggtgttaaaaagcggttccttaccaagaaacatagccgggtgtagagggatgtaataATGGTGTGCAAGCGGAAAATGTTTGATTCTGAGAGAATCGGAGAGAAAAGGAgagaggacggtcagcctctccccgcatgtACCACACAATGGAGATTCACTTCCAGTAAGCAGATAATTATGGGtgtcaaatgtgtgtcctattctgaggcgacagaataggacatctgttcgccgaggTCTTGTTGgagagggccaaaaacctaactgtggctttataacgtgcagttcgTTATTTGTTTGCGCGTCCCACGTGCACTGCCAATGGTTTCGCAGTCTACTATGTAAGAAAGGTCTCAGGTCTGTGACAGGCACATCAGcagtagggttaacagcttgcgatgcgattgacgtggccatctcgtccgccagaacgttaccttcgattcccctatggtcaggtacccagcatatgatattctggttagataagtacgctttgcacaagaccgagtagagttcattaaatacgggatttttacgtttgctgagtgacattaaggccttcacgatgcttagagagtctgtataggtcgctgcttttggaagttttgattttcttatatgcttcacagcagagagtaat contains:
- the LOC135910241 gene encoding copine-9-like: MAAEVSTSSDALDIRLELTWSGVRDRRSHSASWLDTFAVYSVSDGPDRAVFRELDRSKPGKDCAAVFSTSYCFGETHLLLFELFSVNRISKATEPIGRAVCGAIDMLVYLDTPYTRTLVDRKGAKVPGSITVVPRATSHPGGFVALEFSARSLPVKKLFRSSDPMLELCAQDGNAVLVTEVVSRNRTPRWKPQVINSDRFPGGVLKLRCYDVSLTGERTLTGQTTVLLDEVESGTVLPLEVPAAAAAGFEPSLGDEMPALLVERCRQFPWTLIDYLHGDFSLHFAFVVDLSSSNGDLSAGSEMRRQYESVILAFDDVVQQFDEDQLLPALAFGARSSAGLISEPFAFLSAKGEPRVNGVQGVLEAYTQSLERLLPSEPSELAPALMYLTQLSQPARYHVVLVLTDGRLDYGLSTLDCLAKASTSAMSVVLLVIGEEGCSRALRRDLLSRRRAGCRECVHVLEVAPYHDRMHLLPRDALVAVPEQVVQFLALNDVEPALAVQ